The Apium graveolens cultivar Ventura chromosome 6, ASM990537v1, whole genome shotgun sequence genome contains a region encoding:
- the LOC141665634 gene encoding uncharacterized protein LOC141665634: MKLPSKVTNLLWRLCKGCLLTNAALITKYVDIAADCPWCHRDVETDLHVMFLCDFAKTVCSTTGMSHLVACSPYETPGTIFERIFKLATKDQCIEAVMIYWSLWSRHNRWVWDRNNGSVFGVRSTASHLFRVWTEAQIKDGNRRIRGEVGDRIWTPPAEGWVKINIDAAVFLNRTIRVGVVIRDDLGRFVGARDLKIADSYLLADPCNGNPGRALFGTIVMDRVQLVKHINPVLVNFAYRSANTVAHVLAQATCSITDMGEWYATPPSFLVRALELDLVQ; the protein is encoded by the exons ATGAAACTTCCTAGCAAAGTGACTAATTTACTATGGAGATTGTGTAAGGGGTGTCTACTGACAAATGCAGCATTGATTACTAAATATGTGGATATTGCAGCTGATTGTCCTTGGTGTCATCGAGACGTAGAAACGGACTTACATGTGATGTTTCTCTGTGATTTTGCAAAGACGGTGTGCAGTACGACTGGTATGAGCCACCTGGTTGCGTGTTCTCCCTATGAAACACCAGGTACAATCTTTGAAAGAATTTTTAAGCTTGCTACGAAGGATCAGTGTATCGAAGCTGTAATGATTTATTGGAGTCTGTGGAGTCGTCATAATAGGTGGGTTTGGGATCGTAATAATGGTTCGGTGTTTGGGGTTCGAAGTACAGCTAGTCACTTGTTTCGTGTATGGACAGAGGCACAGATCAAGGACGGTAATAGAAGGATTAGAGGTGAGGTGGGTGATCGTATATGGACTCCACCCGCAGAAGGGTGGGTAAAAATTAATATCGATGCAGCTGTGTTTCTAAACAGAACTATTAGAGTGGGTGTTGTCATTAGAGATGATCTTGGTCGTTTTGTTGGAGCTCGAGATTTAAAGATAGCAG ATTCATATCTCTTAGCTGATCCTTGTAATGGTAATCCGGGGAGAGCTTTGTTTGGGACTATTGTAATGGACCGTGTCCAATTAGTGAAGCACATAAATCCAGTGCTAGTTAATTTTGCTTATAGGTCTGCGAACACCGTGGCTCATGTGCTTGCACAAGCTACTTGTTCTATCACAGACATGGGAGAGTGGTATGCCACTCCGCCTTCTTTTCTTGTACGTGCTTTGGAGCTTGATTTGGTTCAGTAA